A genomic stretch from Serratia entomophila includes:
- a CDS encoding 7-cyano-7-deazaguanine/7-aminomethyl-7-deazaguanine transporter, giving the protein MYSFTAQQRFTALVWLSLFHIAIITSSNYLVQLPITVFGFHTTWGAFTFPFIFLATDLTVRIFGAPLARRIILSVMVPALFISYVISTVTYQGEWQGFAALGSFNLFVARIAIASFMAYVLGQILDVHVFNRLRQRSAWWVAPAAAMFLGNISDTLSFFFIAFYKSSDAFMANNWVEIALVDYSFKVLICMLFFLPMYGVLLNMLLKRIAARAGGLQPG; this is encoded by the coding sequence ATGTATTCGTTTACCGCTCAGCAGCGCTTCACCGCGTTGGTCTGGCTATCGTTGTTCCATATCGCCATCATTACCTCCAGCAACTATCTGGTGCAGCTGCCGATCACCGTTTTCGGCTTCCACACCACCTGGGGCGCATTCACCTTCCCGTTTATCTTTCTGGCGACCGATCTGACGGTGCGCATCTTCGGCGCGCCGCTGGCGCGACGCATCATTTTGTCCGTGATGGTGCCAGCGCTGTTCATTTCCTACGTGATTTCCACCGTCACTTACCAGGGGGAATGGCAGGGGTTCGCCGCACTGGGCAGTTTTAACCTGTTTGTGGCGCGCATCGCCATCGCCAGCTTTATGGCCTACGTGCTCGGCCAGATCCTCGACGTACACGTCTTCAACCGCCTGCGCCAACGCAGCGCCTGGTGGGTGGCGCCCGCCGCGGCGATGTTCCTCGGCAACATCAGCGATACGCTGTCGTTCTTCTTCATCGCTTTCTACAAGAGCAGCGACGCCTTTATGGCCAACAACTGGGTGGAGATCGCCCTGGTGGATTACAGCTTCAAGGTGCTGATCTGCATGCTGTTCTTCCTGCCGATGTACGGCGTGCTGTTGAACATGCTGCTCAAACGCATCGCGGCGCGCGCCGGCGGCCTGCAGCCGGGCTAA
- a CDS encoding zinc/cadmium/mercury/lead-transporting ATPase: MHNHQNHNHQEHNHTEGHCGCHHSHGKTQHGCSSEKKDHAAPKEHAQAHEHGANCCSTGDTADPDEESDRLAAAPPSGSQRFSWKVTGMDCPSCAKKIENAVTAIPGVDSARVLFATEKLVVDAQSDISLRIQDAVKQAGFTLLGAQAAAEKAAAPQGSRFGEFGPLLLLAALMAVSWALDSLNPAWGRIAFIATTLVGLAPVAAKALRLIRSGTPFAIETLMSVAAIGALFIGATAEAAMVLLLFMVGELLESYAANRARRGVTALMALVPEDALLLQGTERRRVPVAGLRPGDVIEIAPGGRLPADAELLNPFASFDESALTGESVPVERQQGEKVAAGSLSVDQAAQMKVISEPGKNAIDRILQLIEEAEERRAPIERFLDRFSRYYTPAIMLLAVAVILAPPLLFSQPWDTWIYRGLTLLLIGCPCALVISTPAAITSGLAAATRRGALIKGGAALEQLGQVQTIAFDKTGTLTEGKPTVTDVLPIGGIGEQRLLTLAAAVEAGSHHPLAQAIINRAAQYGAELPPAQARRALAGVGVEGTVDGKTLLISAPGKLAPGLLGGTWQSQVEALESAGKTAVVVLEDGAPIGLLALRDTLRSDAKQAIAELNALGIRGVMLTGDNPRAAAAIAGELGLDYRAGLLPEDKVKAVTELSELRPTAMIGDGINDAPAMKASSIGIAMGSGTDVALETADAALTHNRLLGVAEMIRISRATHANIRQNITIALGLKGVFLVTSLMGLTGLWLAVLADSGATALVTANALRLLQKRS; the protein is encoded by the coding sequence ATGCACAACCATCAAAACCATAATCATCAAGAACATAACCATACGGAAGGCCACTGCGGCTGCCATCACAGCCACGGCAAAACCCAGCACGGCTGCAGCAGCGAAAAGAAAGACCATGCCGCACCAAAGGAACACGCCCAGGCGCACGAGCACGGCGCCAACTGTTGCAGCACCGGCGATACGGCCGATCCGGACGAGGAAAGCGACAGGCTGGCCGCCGCCCCTCCTTCCGGCAGCCAACGCTTTAGCTGGAAAGTGACCGGCATGGATTGCCCCAGCTGCGCTAAAAAAATTGAGAATGCCGTGACCGCTATCCCCGGCGTCGACAGCGCGCGCGTGCTGTTCGCCACCGAAAAGCTGGTGGTGGACGCGCAGTCCGACATCAGCCTGCGCATTCAGGATGCGGTAAAACAGGCCGGCTTCACCCTGCTCGGCGCCCAGGCGGCGGCAGAAAAGGCCGCCGCGCCGCAGGGTTCGCGCTTCGGCGAATTTGGCCCGCTGCTGCTGCTGGCTGCGCTGATGGCGGTCAGTTGGGCGCTCGACAGCCTTAACCCCGCATGGGGCCGCATCGCCTTTATCGCCACCACCCTGGTGGGCCTGGCGCCGGTCGCCGCCAAAGCGCTGCGCCTGATCCGCTCGGGCACGCCGTTCGCTATTGAAACCCTGATGAGCGTGGCGGCCATCGGCGCGCTGTTTATCGGCGCCACCGCCGAAGCGGCGATGGTGCTGCTGCTGTTTATGGTCGGCGAACTGCTGGAATCCTACGCCGCCAACCGGGCCAGACGCGGCGTGACGGCGCTGATGGCGCTGGTGCCGGAAGATGCGCTGCTGCTGCAGGGAACGGAGCGCAGGCGCGTGCCGGTCGCCGGCCTGCGCCCCGGCGACGTCATTGAAATCGCCCCCGGTGGGCGTTTGCCGGCCGACGCCGAGCTGCTCAACCCGTTCGCCAGCTTCGACGAAAGCGCGCTGACCGGCGAATCGGTGCCGGTTGAGCGTCAGCAGGGGGAAAAAGTGGCCGCCGGCAGCCTGTCCGTCGATCAGGCGGCGCAGATGAAGGTGATCTCGGAGCCAGGCAAAAACGCCATCGACCGCATTTTGCAGCTGATTGAAGAAGCCGAGGAGCGCCGTGCACCGATCGAACGTTTCCTTGACCGCTTCAGCCGCTACTACACTCCCGCCATCATGCTGCTGGCCGTGGCGGTGATCCTGGCGCCGCCGCTGCTGTTCTCGCAGCCGTGGGACACCTGGATCTATCGCGGCCTGACCCTGCTGCTGATCGGCTGCCCGTGCGCGCTGGTGATCTCCACCCCGGCGGCCATTACCTCCGGGCTGGCGGCGGCAACCCGGCGCGGCGCGCTGATTAAAGGCGGCGCGGCGCTGGAGCAACTCGGCCAGGTGCAAACTATCGCTTTCGATAAAACCGGCACCCTGACGGAAGGCAAGCCGACGGTGACCGACGTGCTGCCAATTGGCGGTATCGGCGAACAGCGGCTGTTAACGCTCGCCGCGGCGGTTGAGGCCGGCTCCCATCATCCGCTGGCGCAGGCCATCATCAACCGCGCCGCGCAATACGGTGCGGAACTGCCGCCGGCACAGGCCCGTCGCGCGCTGGCCGGTGTGGGTGTAGAAGGCACGGTCGACGGCAAAACCCTGTTGATCAGCGCACCGGGCAAGCTGGCGCCGGGACTGCTTGGCGGCACATGGCAGAGTCAGGTAGAAGCGCTGGAAAGCGCCGGTAAAACGGCGGTGGTGGTGCTGGAGGATGGCGCGCCAATCGGCCTGCTGGCGCTGCGCGATACGCTGCGCAGCGACGCCAAACAGGCGATCGCCGAGCTGAACGCGCTGGGGATCCGCGGCGTAATGCTGACCGGCGATAACCCGCGCGCCGCGGCGGCGATAGCCGGTGAGCTGGGCCTGGATTATCGCGCCGGTCTGCTGCCGGAGGACAAGGTGAAGGCGGTAACCGAACTGAGCGAGCTGCGCCCGACGGCGATGATCGGCGACGGCATCAACGACGCCCCGGCCATGAAGGCCTCGAGCATCGGCATCGCCATGGGCAGCGGCACCGACGTGGCGCTGGAAACTGCCGACGCGGCCCTGACCCACAACCGGCTGCTGGGCGTGGCGGAGATGATCCGCATCTCGCGCGCCACCCATGCCAACATCCGGCAAAACATCACCATCGCGCTGGGGCTGAAAGGGGTATTTCTGGTCACCAGCCTGATGGGGCTGACCGGCCTGTGGCTGGCGGTGCTGGCGGACTCCGGTGCCACCGCGCTGGTGACCGCCAACGCGCTGCGTCTGTTGCAGAAACGCAGCTAG
- a CDS encoding DUF1145 family protein, translating to MLINLGRLLMLCVWGFLLSNLFHPFPKPLKYFIDVALFFMVVMHGLQLVLLKSTQPKDQPISYWQEAKIFVFGVFELLAWQKKQPPIKKK from the coding sequence ATGCTGATTAATCTGGGCCGCCTGCTGATGCTGTGCGTGTGGGGCTTCCTGCTCTCCAACCTGTTCCACCCTTTTCCCAAGCCGCTGAAGTATTTCATCGACGTGGCGCTGTTCTTTATGGTGGTGATGCACGGCCTGCAGCTGGTGCTGCTGAAATCCACCCAGCCGAAAGATCAGCCGATCAGCTACTGGCAGGAAGCCAAGATCTTCGTTTTTGGCGTGTTTGAGCTGCTGGCCTGGCAGAAAAAGCAGCCGCCGATCAAAAAGAAATAG
- a CDS encoding serralysin family metalloprotease gives MQSTKKAIEVTESSLAAATTGYDAVDDLLHYHERGNGIQVNGKDSFSTEQAGLFITRENQTWNGYKVFGQPVKLTFSFPDYKFSSTNVAGDTGLSKFSAEQQQQAKLSLQSWSDVANITFTEVAANQKANITFGNYSQDRPGHYDYGTQAYAFLPNTIYQGQDLGGQTWYNVNQSNVKHPASEDYGRQTFTHEIGHALGLSHPGDYNAGEGNPTYNDASYAEDTREFSLMSYWSETNTGGDNGGHYAAAPLLDDISAIQHLYGANLSTRTGDTVYGFNSNTGRDFLSTTSNAQKVIFAAWDAGGNDTFDFSGYTANQRINLNEKSFSDVGGLKGNVSIAAGVTIENAIGGSGDDVIVGNAANNVLKGGAGNDVLFGGGGADELWGGAGKDTFVFSAASDSAPGASDWIRDFQKGVDKIDLSYFNKGAPASDQIHFVDHFSGAAGEALLSYNASNNVSDLALNIGGHQAPDFLVKIVGQVDVATDFIV, from the coding sequence ATGCAATCTACTAAAAAGGCAATTGAAGTTACTGAATCCAGTCTTGCGGCTGCAACCACCGGCTACGATGCAGTAGACGATCTGTTGCATTACCACGAGCGCGGTAATGGGATCCAGGTTAATGGCAAGGACTCATTTTCTACCGAACAAGCTGGGCTGTTTATTACCCGTGAGAACCAAACCTGGAATGGTTATAAAGTTTTTGGCCAGCCGGTCAAATTAACGTTTTCCTTCCCGGACTATAAGTTCTCTTCCACCAACGTCGCCGGCGACACCGGGCTGAGCAAGTTCAGCGCGGAACAGCAGCAGCAGGCCAAACTGTCGCTGCAGTCCTGGTCCGATGTGGCCAATATCACCTTCACCGAAGTGGCTGCCAATCAGAAGGCCAACATCACCTTCGGTAACTACAGCCAGGATCGTCCCGGCCATTACGATTACGGCACCCAGGCCTATGCCTTCCTGCCGAACACCATTTATCAGGGCCAGGATCTGGGCGGCCAGACCTGGTACAACGTCAACCAATCCAACGTGAAGCATCCGGCATCCGAAGACTACGGCCGCCAGACCTTCACCCACGAGATTGGCCATGCGCTGGGCCTGAGCCACCCGGGCGACTACAACGCCGGTGAGGGCAACCCGACCTACAACGACGCCAGCTATGCAGAAGACACCCGCGAGTTCAGCCTGATGAGCTACTGGAGTGAAACCAATACCGGCGGCGACAACGGCGGCCACTACGCTGCAGCTCCGCTGCTGGATGACATTTCCGCCATTCAGCATCTGTATGGCGCGAACCTCTCCACCCGCACCGGCGACACAGTGTACGGCTTCAACTCCAATACCGGCCGTGACTTCCTCAGCACCACCAGCAACGCGCAGAAAGTGATCTTTGCGGCCTGGGATGCGGGCGGCAACGACACCTTCGACTTCTCCGGTTACACGGCGAATCAGCGTATCAACCTGAACGAGAAGTCGTTCTCCGACGTGGGCGGGCTGAAGGGCAACGTGTCGATCGCCGCAGGCGTCACCATTGAGAACGCCATCGGCGGTTCAGGCGATGACGTTATCGTCGGCAACGCGGCCAACAACGTGCTGAAAGGCGGTGCGGGCAACGACGTGCTGTTCGGCGGCGGCGGGGCGGACGAACTGTGGGGCGGGGCCGGCAAGGACACCTTCGTGTTCTCCGCCGCCAGCGATTCCGCACCGGGCGCATCGGACTGGATCCGCGACTTCCAGAAAGGCGTCGACAAGATTGACCTGTCGTACTTCAACAAGGGGGCACCGGCCAGCGATCAGATCCACTTCGTCGATCACTTCAGCGGCGCGGCGGGCGAAGCCTTGCTGTCTTACAATGCATCAAACAACGTCAGCGATTTGGCGCTGAATATCGGCGGCCATCAGGCGCCGGACTTCCTGGTGAAAATTGTCGGTCAGGTAGACGTCGCCACCGACTTTATCGTGTAA
- a CDS encoding AprI/Inh family metalloprotease inhibitor, whose product MKSTLTRTALTAGGMMVTGAVMAGSLVLPTAQSLAGQWQVADREQQCRIEFLASEQSETNGYQLVDKQRCLKSLFAAEVVGWRPAPDGIALLQADGSTLAFFSRDGEVYRNQLSADDGLTLRALA is encoded by the coding sequence ATGAAAAGCACTTTAACGCGCACCGCCCTGACGGCGGGCGGCATGATGGTAACGGGGGCAGTGATGGCCGGCAGTCTGGTTCTTCCCACCGCGCAGTCGCTGGCGGGGCAATGGCAGGTTGCCGATCGCGAGCAGCAGTGCCGGATCGAATTTCTGGCCAGCGAGCAGAGTGAAACCAACGGTTATCAACTGGTGGATAAGCAGCGCTGTCTGAAAAGCCTGTTCGCGGCCGAGGTGGTCGGCTGGCGTCCGGCGCCGGACGGCATTGCCCTGCTGCAGGCGGACGGCAGCACGCTGGCGTTCTTTTCGCGCGACGGCGAGGTGTACCGCAACCAGCTTAGCGCCGATGACGGCCTGACGCTGCGGGCATTGGCCTAG
- a CDS encoding DUF2500 domain-containing protein has product MSKPPLFFIAVVALIAVLATHRYFNQRRLEAENDRAPVRSLQVKVSDKREFPVAKTRAPQREPLVNEPMRYEVVFSPLDGGEEILLRLKQWQYNPIEKGAQGTLSMQGSRYLSFTAQPAPQ; this is encoded by the coding sequence ATGAGCAAACCGCCGCTGTTTTTTATCGCCGTGGTCGCGCTGATCGCCGTGTTGGCGACGCACCGCTATTTCAACCAGCGCCGGCTGGAGGCGGAAAACGACCGCGCGCCGGTTCGCAGCCTGCAGGTTAAGGTGAGCGACAAGCGCGAGTTTCCGGTCGCCAAGACCCGCGCTCCGCAGCGCGAGCCGTTGGTCAACGAACCCATGCGCTATGAAGTGGTGTTCAGCCCGTTGGACGGCGGTGAAGAGATCCTGCTGCGGCTGAAGCAGTGGCAGTACAATCCGATCGAAAAGGGCGCGCAGGGTACGCTGAGCATGCAGGGTAGCCGCTACCTCTCCTTTACCGCTCAGCCGGCGCCGCAATAG
- a CDS encoding lysoplasmalogenase has protein sequence MSWPFLAVFFSGWLFVDASYRGPRWQRWVFKPVTLLLLLLLAWQAPVLGPAGYLIVLGLLATLIADALLLLPRERVLYAIGAFFLSHLLYTLSFASQMTFSLFWPLPLALLVIGLLLLATIWTRLEEMRWPVATYVAMTLLMVWLAGEQYFMRSTDFGFSLLAGTSLLLLANVVWLINRYRFTFRAADALVAFCYFSGHFLIVRSLYL, from the coding sequence ATGAGTTGGCCGTTCCTTGCCGTATTCTTTTCCGGCTGGCTGTTCGTCGACGCCTCCTACCGGGGGCCTCGCTGGCAGCGCTGGGTATTCAAACCCGTAACCCTGCTGTTGCTGCTGCTGTTAGCCTGGCAGGCGCCGGTGCTCGGCCCCGCCGGCTATTTGATCGTGCTCGGCCTGCTGGCGACGCTGATCGCCGATGCCCTGCTGTTGCTGCCCCGCGAGCGGGTGCTGTATGCGATCGGCGCGTTTTTCCTTTCCCATCTGCTTTACACCCTGAGCTTCGCCAGCCAGATGACCTTCAGCCTGTTCTGGCCGCTGCCGCTGGCGCTGCTGGTGATTGGCCTGCTGTTGCTGGCCACTATCTGGACGCGGCTGGAGGAAATGCGCTGGCCGGTCGCCACCTACGTGGCGATGACCCTGCTGATGGTCTGGCTGGCGGGTGAACAATATTTCATGCGCAGCACCGATTTCGGCTTCTCGCTGCTGGCGGGCACCTCACTGCTGCTGCTGGCCAACGTGGTGTGGTTGATTAACCGCTATCGCTTCACCTTCCGCGCGGCCGATGCCCTGGTGGCGTTTTGCTATTTCTCCGGCCACTTCCTGATTGTGCGTTCGCTGTATTTGTAA
- the tusA gene encoding sulfurtransferase TusA, which yields MTDLFAQADQTLDALGLRCPEPVMMVRKTVRHMDNGETLLIIADDPATTRDIPGFCRFMEHTLVAQETEQAPYRYLLRKGV from the coding sequence ATGACTGATTTATTTGCCCAGGCAGACCAGACGCTCGACGCGCTGGGGCTGCGCTGCCCTGAACCGGTGATGATGGTGCGTAAAACCGTGCGCCACATGGATAACGGCGAAACGCTGCTGATTATCGCCGACGATCCGGCCACCACCCGCGATATTCCGGGCTTTTGCCGCTTTATGGAGCATACGCTGGTGGCGCAGGAAACCGAGCAGGCGCCTTACCGCTACCTGTTGCGCAAGGGCGTATAA
- the glpC gene encoding anaerobic glycerol-3-phosphate dehydrogenase subunit GlpC, translating into MSLHKDNSFESCIKCTVCTTYCPVARVNPLYPGPKQAGPDGERLRLKDPALYDEALKYCTNCKRCEVACPSEVKIGDIIQRARADYAQSKPTLRDAILSHTDVMGSLSTPFAPIVNAATGLKPVRALLDKALKIDHRRALPKYSFGTFRRWYRQRAQAQQRYAEQVAFFHGCFVNYNHPQLGKDLIRVFNALDIGVQLLKREKCCGVPLIANGFIEQAKKQARVNAESLSDAVLERGIPVVATSSSCTFTLRDEYPHLLEVDTSGVRDRVELATRYLYRLINQGRSLPLKRTPLRVAYHTPCHMEKMGWTAYTLELLRQIPGLELVVLDPQCCGIAGTYGFKSENYATAQGIGASLFRQIEESGVDLVVTDCETCKWQIEMSTSKRCEHPITLLAQALSQG; encoded by the coding sequence ATGAGCCTGCATAAAGACAACAGCTTCGAAAGCTGCATCAAGTGCACCGTCTGCACCACCTATTGCCCGGTAGCCAGAGTGAACCCCCTGTACCCGGGGCCGAAGCAGGCGGGGCCGGACGGCGAGCGCCTGCGGCTGAAGGATCCGGCGCTGTACGATGAGGCGCTGAAGTACTGTACCAACTGCAAGCGCTGCGAGGTCGCCTGCCCGTCCGAGGTTAAAATCGGCGACATCATCCAGCGCGCGCGTGCCGACTACGCCCAGAGCAAGCCAACGCTGCGCGACGCCATTCTCAGCCACACCGATGTGATGGGCTCGCTATCGACGCCGTTTGCGCCGATTGTCAACGCCGCCACCGGCCTGAAGCCGGTGCGCGCCTTGCTGGATAAGGCGCTGAAAATTGACCATCGCCGCGCGCTGCCGAAGTATTCGTTCGGCACCTTCCGCCGCTGGTACCGCCAACGGGCGCAGGCGCAGCAGCGCTATGCCGAACAGGTGGCGTTTTTCCACGGCTGCTTCGTCAATTACAATCACCCGCAGCTGGGCAAGGATCTGATTCGGGTGTTCAACGCGCTGGATATCGGCGTGCAGCTGCTGAAGCGCGAGAAATGCTGTGGCGTGCCCTTGATCGCCAACGGCTTTATCGAACAGGCCAAAAAGCAGGCCAGGGTGAATGCCGAATCCCTGAGCGACGCCGTGCTGGAACGCGGCATCCCCGTGGTGGCCACCTCATCAAGCTGCACCTTTACCCTGCGCGACGAATACCCGCATCTGCTGGAGGTGGACACCTCGGGGGTGCGTGATAGGGTGGAGCTGGCGACGCGCTACCTGTACAGGCTAATCAATCAGGGGCGCAGCCTGCCGTTGAAACGCACGCCGCTGCGCGTGGCCTATCACACGCCTTGCCATATGGAGAAAATGGGCTGGACCGCCTATACGCTGGAACTGCTGCGGCAGATCCCGGGGCTGGAGCTGGTGGTGCTGGATCCGCAGTGCTGCGGCATCGCCGGCACCTACGGATTCAAATCGGAGAACTACGCCACCGCACAAGGCATCGGCGCATCGCTGTTCCGGCAGATTGAGGAGAGCGGGGTGGATCTGGTGGTGACCGACTGTGAAACCTGCAAATGGCAGATCGAGATGTCGACCAGCAAGCGCTGCGAACACCCGATTACCCTGCTGGCGCAGGCGTTGTCGCAGGGCTGA
- a CDS encoding DcrB family lipoprotein — translation MRKVAKLMGISLLVLGLAACDGNSKDTKAAPDGAAASAPAGQQVSLLDGKLAFTLPNGMADQSGKLGTQANNMHVYADSTGQRAVIVILGDKTADSLETLAKRLEDTQRARDANLQVITNKAIDVNGVPLRQLDSIITSGGEKAYSSVLIGTLNNDMLTIQITLPADNQQQAQNEAEGIISKLKLKP, via the coding sequence ATGCGTAAAGTAGCAAAATTGATGGGTATCAGCCTGCTGGTGCTAGGCCTCGCGGCCTGCGACGGCAACAGCAAAGACACCAAGGCAGCGCCAGACGGCGCGGCGGCCAGCGCCCCGGCCGGACAGCAAGTCAGCCTGCTGGACGGCAAACTGGCGTTCACCCTGCCGAACGGCATGGCGGACCAAAGCGGCAAGCTGGGCACCCAGGCGAACAATATGCACGTGTATGCCGACAGCACCGGCCAGCGCGCGGTGATCGTGATCCTCGGCGACAAAACCGCCGACAGCCTGGAGACCCTGGCCAAGCGCCTGGAGGACACCCAGCGCGCGCGTGACGCCAACCTGCAGGTGATCACCAACAAGGCCATCGACGTTAACGGCGTGCCGCTGCGTCAGCTGGACAGCATCATCACCAGCGGCGGCGAGAAAGCTTACTCCTCCGTGCTGATCGGTACGCTGAACAACGACATGCTGACCATTCAGATCACGCTGCCGGCGGATAACCAGCAACAGGCGCAGAACGAAGCCGAAGGCATCATCAGCAAGCTGAAGCTGAAACCATAA